The following coding sequences are from one Lolium rigidum isolate FL_2022 chromosome 6, APGP_CSIRO_Lrig_0.1, whole genome shotgun sequence window:
- the LOC124661517 gene encoding uncharacterized protein LOC124661517, whose amino-acid sequence MASRALAALSIQPRLGANSAPYSGRPIRATVRPVGRGRRRRSMVVRAGGPPSTNVLILAFLLPASLFIGTLVVAARVADDLDERFLREMEMNEAILEENEASEEAEDDGRVYTVDGEDVVQPAVEKEQVLVPAAATRTRNRPKREVY is encoded by the exons ATGGCTTCTCGAGCCCTCGCTGCTCTGTCCATCCAGCCGCGTCTCGGCGCAAACTCAGCGCCGTATTCGGGTCGACCTATACGTGCCACGGTCAGGCCGGTCgggcgcggccgccggcgccggtccATGGTGGTGCGGGCCGGTGGGCCACCGAGCACCAACGTGCTCATCCTCGCCTTCCTGCTGCCGGCCTCCCTCTTCATCGGCACCCTCGTGGTCGCCGCTCGcgtcgccgacgacctcgacgagcgGTTCCTGCGGGAG ATGGAGATGAATGAGGCGATATTGGAAGAGAACGAGGCTTCCGAGGAAGCCGAAGACGATGGAAGGGTGTACACCGTCGATGGAGAGGACGTTGTGCAGCCAGCGGTGGAGAAGGAGCAAGTTCTTGTTCCTGCCGCTGCAACGCGCACCAGGAACAGGCCGAAGAGGGAGGTGTATTAG